CAGTAAAAAATTATTTGGACAGTATTGAAATCCAGGACAAAAAGATTTGTAGAAGATATATGGGAAGGGTGATAAAAAACGTAAAAATTGAGGAGTCACCTCTGTGGTTAAGAAAAAGACTTGTAGCTTGCGGTGTAAGACCAATAAATAATATTGTCGACGTGACAAATTATGTAATGCTTGAGATGGGTCAGCCTCTTCACGCGTTTGACCTCAACAAGATTTGTGGCAGGAACGTTTTTGTAAGACTTGCTAGCGACGGCGAAAAGATTGTAACTCTTGATGGCGTGGAGAGGGTTTTGCGGTCATCTGACATTGTTATTGCAGATGAAAAAAGGGCTATAGCAGTTGCAGGCGTGATGGGTGGATTAGATACTGAGGTTGACGAGAATACCACACTTGTACTTTTAGAATCTGCAACTTTTAATCCTGCAATGATAAGAAGGACAGCACGATATTTAGGGCTTAGAACAGAGGCTTCAAACAGGTTTGAAAAAGGTTTGAGCCCCTACTTTGCAGAGGTTGCAATTCAAAGAGCATGTGCTCTCATTGAACAAATAGGGGCAGGCGAAGTTGTAGAAGGAACTGTTGATACGTATGTTGACCCATGGCAGCAAGTGGAAGTGAAAGCTGATTTTTCATATATACAGAAGCTTCTTGGACTTGAAATTGAAAAAAATGAAGTGATAAATATTCTTAATAGACTTGAAATAAAATATGACGAAAAAAAAGAGGTATTTATAATACCACCTTTTAGGACTGATATTGAAAATATGGCCGATATCTCTGAAGAGGTAATAAGGATATATGGCTATGATAAACTGCCTTCAAGGGTTTTCATGGGGAATGCTATATCTTCTGGACTTACTCAAAAGCAAAAAATGGTAAATAATATAAAGAATTTTCTTGCTCATAGTGGTTATTATGAGATTTATTCATATTCATTTGAATCGCCAAAGGTTTATGAGATTTTAAGAGGATATAATTTAGAGGATGCAGTCAGAATTTTAAATCCGCTTGGTGAGGATTTTTCGGTTATGCGAATGCAGCTATTGTCTTCTATATTAAAAGCAATTTATCTTAATATATCTCGTAATATAAAAGATGTAAAAGTATTTGAATTATCTACAGTATTTAAAAAGTCAGATGAGAAACTTCCGCAAGAAAAACTTGTATTAGCTATTGGAAGTTCGGCTCAGGATTTTTATTCTGTCAAAGGAGTACTTGAAAATCTCTTTGACATGCTGAGAATCAAAGAGGTTAGATTTTCATCACAGCATCAAAATCCAAATTTGCATCCAACACGTTCAGCAAAAATTTACACCGACAATCAGTTGTTCTTAGGTTACATTGGAGAAGTTCATCCTGATATATTAGAAAAGTTTGACATACCAGCAAGAATTGTGTATGCCGAGATTTATATAGATGCGCTAATAAAAGCTGAAAAGAAAGATAAGAAATATACTCAACTTCCCAAATATCCTGCAGTTGAGAGAGACTTTGCATTTGTTGTGCCAGACGATGTGGAAAGCAGGGTAATTGAAGAAATATTCAAGAAATATAGTTCTGATATCTTAGAAGAGTTTTATCTTTTTGATATATACAAAGGACAACAAATCAAACCAGGTTTTAAAAGCTATGCCTATAAAGCAATCTTTAGATCAAAGTCAAAAACACTTTCGGATGGTGATATTAATCAAGTTCAAGAGAAGATCTTAGATGAGTTAAAAAATTACAATATAAGTTTACGGGAGTAGAAAGAGAAATGGAATGGTTAAAAGAACTAAATGAACAGCAGAAAGAGGCGGTTCTTTCAACAGAAGGGCCGCTTTTAGTATTAGCTGGTGCAGGTTCGGGTAAAACTCGTGTAATAACATACAGAATAGCATATATATTGAGTATGGGATTAGCAGATCCAGACAATATTCTTGCTATTACATTTACGAACAAAGCTGCTGATGAGATGAAAGAAAGGATAAAAAAGCTTGTTAGTACTAAGTCTTTTGCAGAGATGTGGGTGTCTACTTTTCACGCTGCATGTGCAAGGATTTTGAGAATGGAAGCTCATAACATAGGATTTTCAAATAACTTTGTAATATTTGATACACAAGATAGAAATCAAATTTTAAGAGAATGTTTTAACAAGCTAAACATAGATACAGAGAAGCTTGATATTAGATATGTGTCAAGGCTGATTAGTAATTATAAAAATCAATTAATTGGACCTTCTGATGTCTCCAGATATAGTGATGTTGATGCTCGTATTATTGAAGTGTATAAACTTTACAATAAACTTTTAAAAGAGTACAATGCATTTGATTTCGATGATCTTCTATATTATACTGTAGTTCTTTTTGAAACAAACCCTGACATTCTTGAGAAGTATCAGAATAAGTTTAAATACATCCTGGTGGATGAGTATCAGGACACTAATTATGCCCAGTTTTATTTTATTTATTTGCTTTCCCAAAAACACATGAATGTCTGTGTTGTCGGTGATGACGACCAGAGTATATACAGTTTCAGAGGAGCAAATATAAAAAATATTTTAGAATTTGAAAAGGTTTTTAGCAATGCTAAGGTAATAAAATTAGAAAAAAACTACAGGTCTACAAAGACAATACTCTCAGCTGCGAACGAGGTTATAAAACACAACTATTACAGAAAATCCAAAATGTTATGGACAGACAACCATGAGGGTGAAAAGATTTTTCTATACTCAGCTTTTGATGAAGTGAATGAAGCAGAGTTTGTTGCAGCAAGTATAAAGAATCTAATAGAAAATGGAGTTTTACCTTCTCAAATAGGAGTTCTTTACAGAACAAACGCTCAGTCTGTAAATTTTGAGAATGCACTTTCGGCTTATTCTGTACCATATAAAGTTGTAGGTGCTTTGCGATTTTATGAAAGAAAAGAAATAAAAGATATTATTGCTTATTTGAGACTCATTACAAATTCGCATGACGATTTGAGTCTATTTAGGATTATCAATGTTCCCAGAAGAGGAATTGGGAACAGTACCTTAGAGAAAATAAAAGTTTTGAGTGAAGAGTATGGCGTTTCAGCGTATACAATTTTACTCGAGCGAGCAAAATTTGATTTTGACAAAAAGACATATGAAAAACTAAATAGCTTTGTATCTCTGATAGAAGATTTAAAAGCTGAGGCAGAAAATTTGTCTGTAAGTCAGACTATTAAACTTGTGCTTGACAGGACGGGGTACTTAGAAAGTTTGCTCAGTAGCAAAAGTGAAGAAGAGTTTCAAAGAGCCAAGAATATTGAGCAACTTATAAGTGCTGCAGCTATTTTTGAAGAAGAGAATGAAGAGCCTACTGTGCAAAACTTTCTAAACTCTATTACTTTGAGCTCTGAAGAAGAAGATACTCAAAAAGAAGAAAAAGTTTCGCTTATGACTGTTCATGCAGCCAAAGGATTAGAATTTGAGGTCGTTTTTCTTACTGGGTTGGAAGAGGGATTATTTCCGCTTGTTAGGGCAGAAGAAGCTCTTGAGGCTGAAAAAGAACTCGAAGAGGAAAGAAGACTGTGTTATGTAGCAATTACAAGAGCCAAAAAGCTTCTTGTTCTGACATATGCTAATAATCGAAGAGTGTTTGGCAGGTTTTCTTTTCGACAAAAATCATGTTTCATTGACGAGATTCCACAAAAATATATTCAAAATATTTATGGACCTATTACCAAGATTTGTCATACATTATCTGCCGGGATTAATCAAGTTGATGATGCTTCTATCAGCAATCTACAAGTTGGAAACAAGGTCCAGCATGGCAAGTTTGGAGTTGGGAAGGTTATTTGGCTTTCAGACGATATGAAAGAGGTAGTAGTAGAGTTTGAAGAGATTGGTCAGAAGAGGTTGCTTCTGTCCTATGCAAATCTTAAAAGGATTGGTTGAGGGAAAGATGAAAGAGGTTGTGTTAGAGATTTTAAAGAATAAGGCGCTTGAGGTTGGTGTTGTCAGCTGGTTTGCTGCACAGTTTTTAAAAATTGTGATAGCATTTATCATGACACAAAAAATTGACCTTAAATGGTTCATAAGCTCTGGGGGGATGCCAAGTTCTCATTCAGCGTTTGCATGTGGGCTTTCAACTGCTGTGGGACTAATAGATGGTTTTAGTTCCACCAATTTTGCTATATCATTAACATTTACATTAATTGTGATGTACGATGCGGCAGGAGTAAGAAGAGAGGCTGGAAAACAGGCACAGACTTTAAACGAGATAATTGAGATGTATCTTTCACCACATTACAAGCCTCAATATAAACTAAAAGAGCTCATAGGACACAAACCTACAGAGGTCTTTGCAGGAGCTGTAGTTGGAATATTAATTGCCACAATAATGATTTGAAGCAAAGCAAAAGCTGTGATATAATATTATTCTGAAAACTAAATAATCAAGAACGTTAAAATGGGATAGGGTGATGCAGTATCCTAGTCAGAGTGGCTGCTTTCGAAGGCGGGCCTAAAAATCCGCCAAAGGGCACACCGATGAAGTTCCTGGTTTCGGCTTCTGACGCCCAGTCAGGGGTTGGAGCTGGGAGTAAGGGTTAAGGGAGTCCTGCAATGGCATGCAGGATGCAACCCTTTTCCCGTGGAGGCTAACGCACAAAAAGACAGAACTTTTTGTGCGTTAGTAAAACCTACCGCCAGGTGCGTCCTTTTTGAGAAAGGATGTGCTTGGGGTAGTGTAGCCTGCCTTGAGCGGAATAGACGGATGGCCGAATTTCTGGCCTTCCTAAAAATAGGGCCCGTTTTTAGGAAGGTCTTGAGGCCTGAAATCTATTTCGCAAAAGAGGCTAGAAAGCATGCCCTCTGTCGAGGAAAGCTCCTAGGCTGTGCCAGGTATTTGGCTTTACGAAGGGGATTAAAGTGCGGACTAAGTGGCGATCTGGTTGTGTGTTGGGCAACCGCACACCCAAACTTTTAAAGGGAAACCGCCTCCTGGCGACGGGAGGTAAGTTTGGGGGAAATCCTACCAGACCTTAAGCCGCAAAATTTACCCTTCGTAAAATCACCCTATCCCAATAAATTTATATATTT
The DNA window shown above is from Caldicellulosiruptor owensensis OL and carries:
- a CDS encoding divergent PAP2 family protein, encoding MKEVVLEILKNKALEVGVVSWFAAQFLKIVIAFIMTQKIDLKWFISSGGMPSSHSAFACGLSTAVGLIDGFSSTNFAISLTFTLIVMYDAAGVRREAGKQAQTLNEIIEMYLSPHYKPQYKLKELIGHKPTEVFAGAVVGILIATIMI
- the pheT gene encoding phenylalanine--tRNA ligase subunit beta — protein: MKVSLEWLKSFVDIECSVEELVDKLTMSGTKVEGYEKRLENIKNVVVGKVLEISLHPHNQNLFVCLVDTKDKILTIITAAKNVKVGSYVPVAKPGAVLANGKTIDVLEFKGIVSEGMLCSLDELGLTRGEFSYADENGIFILDGMNDNLIGIDIKTALGIDDVIIDFEITSNRPDCLSVVGIAREIAAILNKPLKFPNMNFKETDEPVKNYLDSIEIQDKKICRRYMGRVIKNVKIEESPLWLRKRLVACGVRPINNIVDVTNYVMLEMGQPLHAFDLNKICGRNVFVRLASDGEKIVTLDGVERVLRSSDIVIADEKRAIAVAGVMGGLDTEVDENTTLVLLESATFNPAMIRRTARYLGLRTEASNRFEKGLSPYFAEVAIQRACALIEQIGAGEVVEGTVDTYVDPWQQVEVKADFSYIQKLLGLEIEKNEVINILNRLEIKYDEKKEVFIIPPFRTDIENMADISEEVIRIYGYDKLPSRVFMGNAISSGLTQKQKMVNNIKNFLAHSGYYEIYSYSFESPKVYEILRGYNLEDAVRILNPLGEDFSVMRMQLLSSILKAIYLNISRNIKDVKVFELSTVFKKSDEKLPQEKLVLAIGSSAQDFYSVKGVLENLFDMLRIKEVRFSSQHQNPNLHPTRSAKIYTDNQLFLGYIGEVHPDILEKFDIPARIVYAEIYIDALIKAEKKDKKYTQLPKYPAVERDFAFVVPDDVESRVIEEIFKKYSSDILEEFYLFDIYKGQQIKPGFKSYAYKAIFRSKSKTLSDGDINQVQEKILDELKNYNISLRE
- a CDS encoding ATP-dependent helicase, with the translated sequence MEWLKELNEQQKEAVLSTEGPLLVLAGAGSGKTRVITYRIAYILSMGLADPDNILAITFTNKAADEMKERIKKLVSTKSFAEMWVSTFHAACARILRMEAHNIGFSNNFVIFDTQDRNQILRECFNKLNIDTEKLDIRYVSRLISNYKNQLIGPSDVSRYSDVDARIIEVYKLYNKLLKEYNAFDFDDLLYYTVVLFETNPDILEKYQNKFKYILVDEYQDTNYAQFYFIYLLSQKHMNVCVVGDDDQSIYSFRGANIKNILEFEKVFSNAKVIKLEKNYRSTKTILSAANEVIKHNYYRKSKMLWTDNHEGEKIFLYSAFDEVNEAEFVAASIKNLIENGVLPSQIGVLYRTNAQSVNFENALSAYSVPYKVVGALRFYERKEIKDIIAYLRLITNSHDDLSLFRIINVPRRGIGNSTLEKIKVLSEEYGVSAYTILLERAKFDFDKKTYEKLNSFVSLIEDLKAEAENLSVSQTIKLVLDRTGYLESLLSSKSEEEFQRAKNIEQLISAAAIFEEENEEPTVQNFLNSITLSSEEEDTQKEEKVSLMTVHAAKGLEFEVVFLTGLEEGLFPLVRAEEALEAEKELEEERRLCYVAITRAKKLLVLTYANNRRVFGRFSFRQKSCFIDEIPQKYIQNIYGPITKICHTLSAGINQVDDASISNLQVGNKVQHGKFGVGKVIWLSDDMKEVVVEFEEIGQKRLLLSYANLKRIG